A single region of the Hemiscyllium ocellatum isolate sHemOce1 chromosome 21, sHemOce1.pat.X.cur, whole genome shotgun sequence genome encodes:
- the LOC132825796 gene encoding RING finger protein 225-like — protein sequence MSEDKSCDLECAICFSNYNNVFRAPKVLDCGHTFCLECLARMNMKSHVAEAIQCPMCRDLTLVPKDGLPRLGNDPNIVSCLPEAMQRIHSIRFSRNKGKLFVKKGQSSQKKVEKKNVKAFFVRTVSQSLDVGHPAEAGGQRQHGHSCWYWSHNKWFCIVTIIVILVSVGLLISSVWLFRDH from the coding sequence ATGTCTGAGGACAAGTCCTGCGACTTGGAGTGCGCCATCTGCTTCAGCAACTACAACAATGTCTTCAGAGCTCCCAAGGTGTTGGACTGCGGCCACACCTTCTGCCTGGAGTGCCTGGCCCGGATGAACATGAAGTCCCACGTGgctgaggccattcagtgccCCATGTGCCGTGACCTGACGCTGGTCCCCAAGGACGGGCTGCCCAGGCTGGGAAACGACCCGAACATCGTGTCCTGCCTCCCGGAGGCGATGCAACGAATACACAGCATCCGCTTCAGCCGGAACAAAGGCAAGCTCTTCGTGAAGAAGGGGCAAAGCTCCCAGAAGAAGGTGGAGAAGAAGAACGTCAAGGCGTTCTTTGTGAGGACGGTAAGCCAGAGCCTGGACGTGGGCCACCCAGCTGAAGCAGGCGGGCAGAGGCAGCATGGCCACAGCTGCTGGTATTGGTCTCACAACAAGTGGTTCTGCATCGTCACCATCATCGTCATTCTAGTCTCTGTGGGGCTCCTCATCAGTTCCGTCTGGTTGTTCAGGGACCATTAG